CACTAGCCCCCTCCGGCGGAGGAGCCAACCAGGTGATTACCGGCCGCACCACGGGTTACCTGACCTACGCCATTCCGCTGTATGCGGCCACCGAGCGCGGCTATCTGGAAGTGACCCTGCGCGAGCTCAACGGGGCCCGCGTGCTGGTGCTGCCTGTGCCGTCCCGCGTGATTAACCGCGCCGCCACCATCTAACCCTGCTTGGTATTTCTATGGAACCTATCACTCCGACTACCCAAGCTAACAGTCCGGCGGCCCGCTCGGAGAGCGAGCAGCCCAACCCGGCGGCCGCTCCCGTAAAGCGCACCCCCTCCGAGATGCTGCGCTCGAACTGGATAGCCTTTGCCGGCCTACTGCTGGTGCTCATCATCGGCGGCTTGTTTCTGTGGTTGAAAGCCGCCAAAGACGCGGCTCAGCAGGAGCGCGAGCCTGTCGCGGCCGCCTCGGTTAACATTGAGCCCGAGATTCCGTCCGTGGAAACGGCGCCCCCGGCGCCCATAACCTCGCCCTCCGCGCAAATGGAAGCCCAGCGCCGCGCCGAGCAGGACGCCCAGAGTGCCCCGGCCCGGGCCACGAACCAGGATGTCGTGGACGTGTTTGCCGTCGATACTACCGGCCTGGCATTGCGCAAGCGGCGCCGCACCCAGGCCATGGCGATGGCCGAGGCCCGCCGCACGGAAGCCGCCCGCTTAGCCGCGGCCGACGTGGACACTATCGAGACCACCATTCAAGACCCCACTACGGGCTCTTACCGTGCTCAGACGCTGGTGGTAGCCCGCCGGCGCCTCACGACCGCTGGCGGGGGAGGTGGCCGCCAGGCTGGTACCGGTCGAACCGGCCGCAGCCTGGCACCTACGCGAGATGTGGACGGTACTCCGTTTGAAACCGACCCGGACGTGCTGGCTATGCTGGGCTCCTCGCCGCCGGAAACCCGCGCTGCCTACGAGCGCATGACCGGCAAGCGCTACCGCGACCCCAGTCAGACCGCGCAGCTGCTAGCCAACCGCATGAGCGCGCCCAACATGGACGGCTTTAACACCGTGAAAGTGGGCAACGCCAGCCGAATGATGGCCCAGGGCAACCAGCGGGAGCAGCTGGTGCCAGACGTGTTTTTCAAGTGCGTCATCAACGGCGAGCAGAAGGTGCGCACCGGCTCGGTGGTCATCCTGCGTCTGCTAGAGGATGCGGTCATTTCCGGGGTGACCTTCCCCAAGAACATGGTCTTTGCCGGCATGGCCACCGTGGGCACCAACAACGTGACGCTGGAAGTTAACCGCCTGGGCCCAACGCGGGTGCAGGCCGACATCTACGACTTCAACTACATGCCCGGCATCATGATTGACCCGGTCAAGCGCGTGGCCAAGGAGGCGGGCATGGCTGGCAATGAGCTGCAGCAGCAAACCACCCAGGAAATCAGCACGGCCATTGACCGCTCGGCTTCGGCTGCCAACACTGTGGTGGGTGTGGGCGGCCGCGTGGCCGCCTCGGTGCTCGCCCGGCCTAAAACCCGCACGAAGCTGCGCGACGTGCTGCTGCCCGATGGCTACCCCCTCCTGATTACCACCGCCACCGCTGGCCAGCTGGGCTCGGAAGCGGCGGCCCGCTAATCCTTTCTGTTCACCTAACCGGATACGAAGATGAAGAAGATACTTTTGCCGGCCCTCGTGGCGCTCGCACTACTTCTGGCGGCCCCTGGGGAATCAAGCGCCCAGATGGTAGTGAATGACCCGCTGCATATGGGCGTGCAGATCGGAGAGTTTGCCAAGCGCCTCGCGCAGTGGACTGAAACGGTCCAGAGCTACCAGGTCATTAAGGATGCCCGGCAGATTGCCGGCGTCACCAAAGACATCACCGGGCAAGTGAAGGAAATCAGTGACCAGACCCTGCAGCTGCAGCGCCAAGTGCAGGCCGACCTGCGCAATGTGCAGAGCATTCAGGATCTGCGCCTCTCCAACCCCCAGGAGCTGTTTGCCCGCGCCCTGGCCATGTCGGGCCGCGGGCAAAGCAACCAGTATATGCCCGTGTTTCAGAAGGCCGAGCGCCTGCGCCAGGCCCTGCAAATGAGCAACCCCCAACAGGATGTGAACACGGTCTATGACGTGTTCTCCCGCTTCGGCTCGGGGGCCACGGCGGGCAACAACCGCATGAGCTCTCAGCAGTACCAGCAGAAGCGCGAGGAAGCGGCCGTCTCCACGTTTGCCTACGAGGAGATGATGCAGAAAAAGAAGATTGCCACCGCCTTCGGCTACTACAAGATTGCCGACGAGATGACTCAGCAGAGCATCGAGATGAATGCCACGCTCAAGAACCCCGGCCGCTACGCCATGACCGAAGGTGAGCGGATGGTGGCCCTGAATACCTCCAACGATAATATGATTAAAGCCATGCAGCTGCGGCAGGAAGCAGACCGCTTGCTGGCCGAAGCCGCCCAGCCTGGCCCCTCGCGGCAGGCGGCGGAAATGGTGTACTCCGACATCCTGGTGCAGAACGCCCTTATCAAGGCCGACCGGGCCCGTCCCCGCAACTAACCCCTTATGAAGAACCTACTGCTAGTAGCCCTGCTGCTGGCGGGGACCGGCGCCGTGCC
This Hymenobacter canadensis DNA region includes the following protein-coding sequences:
- the traM gene encoding conjugative transposon protein TraM, with the translated sequence MEPITPTTQANSPAARSESEQPNPAAAPVKRTPSEMLRSNWIAFAGLLLVLIIGGLFLWLKAAKDAAQQEREPVAAASVNIEPEIPSVETAPPAPITSPSAQMEAQRRAEQDAQSAPARATNQDVVDVFAVDTTGLALRKRRRTQAMAMAEARRTEAARLAAADVDTIETTIQDPTTGSYRAQTLVVARRRLTTAGGGGGRQAGTGRTGRSLAPTRDVDGTPFETDPDVLAMLGSSPPETRAAYERMTGKRYRDPSQTAQLLANRMSAPNMDGFNTVKVGNASRMMAQGNQREQLVPDVFFKCVINGEQKVRTGSVVILRLLEDAVISGVTFPKNMVFAGMATVGTNNVTLEVNRLGPTRVQADIYDFNYMPGIMIDPVKRVAKEAGMAGNELQQQTTQEISTAIDRSASAANTVVGVGGRVAASVLARPKTRTKLRDVLLPDGYPLLITTATAGQLGSEAAAR